In Geminocystis sp. NIES-3709, a single genomic region encodes these proteins:
- a CDS encoding MOSC domain-containing protein: MKIINLFIYPIKSCQGISLTKAEITPKGLRDFFQPTFYDRQFMLVDKNGKFLTQRQHPQLATIRVTINENKLYLRTENVNISEFELIPDDNKKEIEVNIWRDSTIAIDQGDEVANWFTEALKIDKSCRLVQQSNKHIRPINRQYSTQENQPVSFSDGFPFLLTNTGSLDELNRHLQTKYPANQLVIKMECFRPNIVVETSDPFIEDTWQKIQIGNVNFDIVKPCSRCIVTTTDQKTGQVDRTKEPLLTLSSFRNTPDGIMFGQNMIAQNEGIVNIGDNLTVQNS, translated from the coding sequence TACGAGATTTTTTTCAACCTACTTTTTACGATCGACAATTTATGTTAGTAGATAAAAATGGCAAATTTTTGACTCAAAGACAACATCCACAATTAGCAACTATTAGAGTAACTATAAACGAAAATAAATTATATTTAAGGACTGAAAATGTTAATATATCAGAGTTTGAGTTAATTCCTGATGATAATAAAAAAGAAATTGAGGTCAATATTTGGAGAGATTCAACTATAGCTATTGATCAAGGAGATGAGGTAGCAAACTGGTTTACAGAAGCCTTAAAAATAGATAAATCTTGTCGCTTAGTACAACAATCTAACAAACATATTAGACCTATTAACAGACAATATAGCACCCAAGAAAATCAACCCGTAAGTTTTTCTGATGGATTTCCTTTTTTATTAACAAATACTGGTTCTTTAGATGAGCTAAACCGTCATTTACAAACAAAATATCCAGCGAATCAATTAGTAATAAAAATGGAATGTTTTCGCCCTAATATAGTAGTTGAAACCTCAGATCCTTTTATTGAAGATACATGGCAAAAAATTCAGATAGGAAATGTCAATTTTGATATAGTAAAGCCTTGTAGTCGTTGTATCGTAACCACAACAGATCAAAAAACAGGACAAGTCGATCGAACAAAAGAACCATTATTAACTCTTAGTAGCTTTCGTAACACTCCTGATGGCATAATGTTCGGTCAAAATATGATAGCTCAGAATGAAGGAATTGTAAATATTGGAGATAATTTAACCGTTCAAAATTCATAG